A genomic stretch from Sulfurihydrogenibium azorense Az-Fu1 includes:
- a CDS encoding riboflavin synthase produces the protein MFTGLIEEVGKVKSVIKNSDGMRLVVSCRKVLDGTVLGDSISVNGVCLTVVDMDKESASFDVSQETIKRSNFSFLKTGDYVNLERSLTPQSRLGGHIVQGHVDTTGSIVSKTSLGSHTNFKISFSPEYKNLVIEKGSIAIDGISLTVNYINENIIDLNIIPHTLENTNLKYRKVGDVVNIEFDILGKYVAKMIGKWYDKDEKLKNLLENW, from the coding sequence ATGTTTACAGGATTGATTGAAGAAGTTGGAAAGGTAAAAAGTGTTATAAAAAATTCTGATGGTATGAGGTTGGTTGTAAGTTGCAGAAAAGTATTAGATGGGACTGTTTTAGGAGATAGTATATCAGTAAACGGCGTTTGTTTAACGGTTGTAGATATGGATAAAGAAAGTGCAAGTTTTGATGTGTCTCAAGAGACTATAAAAAGAAGTAATTTTTCCTTTTTAAAAACAGGAGACTATGTAAACCTTGAAAGGTCTTTAACTCCCCAGTCTAGACTGGGAGGACATATAGTCCAAGGACACGTTGATACAACTGGAAGTATAGTTTCTAAAACTTCCCTTGGAAGCCATACAAACTTTAAAATATCTTTTTCTCCTGAGTATAAAAATCTTGTAATAGAAAAAGGGTCTATTGCAATAGATGGGATAAGTTTGACTGTAAACTATATAAATGAAAATATCATAGACTTAAACATTATACCCCATACCCTTGAAAACACAAACCTTAAATACAGAAAAGTGGGAGATGTTGTAAACATAGAGTTTGATATTCTTGGAAAGTATGTTGCCAAAATGATAGGAAAGTGGTATGATAAAGATGAAAAGTTAAAAAATTTACTTGAAAATTGGTAA
- a CDS encoding lytic transglycosylase domain-containing protein, producing the protein MVKKLILSILFTVVFAFADYNQLLDLYKSDFDKIDLNNAYSVITENKNYALSSYVAVKIASFLYYSGDLEKAEKFIDQVNKRAFLKEDYPFYLYIYSKLKNDKQTLKELATGLTHTYYGYKAYLELYPYLSEEDKEKAVETCIKNKHYEKAKYLVYTLEDQNAVNYFLLRLTRDISYFLNISQDSPYFEKALKVAANLSKEYENTYINYLLEKKQLDKLREFLTQRASKEFYRQNYNLFLFYVETLKTYFQTLPEDLIWLMFLYHYTQGDYTQATYYLNQYKNYSKDPYQILYWESLLQGTQLTPPKEKLKVEEITPYLALIYYKSKIKPNILKNRRCSLEPDSTALIIKQLKDKDYKLAYIEGNYYIKTNPCEKLYNVMPEIAVKCFGQNSLCSYVKPFSRIEDKNMENIVYAVIKQESFFDPYAISWSNAVGLTQFIPKTAKWTAENLKIENFDITDLFNPDLGVKFSMWYLNRLISMFDGELVYVFASYNSGEGAVKRFIENRRPKDLAEFIELYPYDETRDYVKKVLRNYVIYDALEE; encoded by the coding sequence ATGGTTAAAAAATTAATTTTATCAATACTTTTTACGGTAGTTTTTGCTTTTGCAGACTACAACCAACTTTTAGACCTTTACAAATCAGATTTTGACAAAATAGACTTAAATAACGCATACTCAGTTATTACTGAGAACAAAAACTATGCTTTAAGTAGTTATGTAGCTGTAAAAATAGCTTCATTTTTGTATTACAGTGGAGATTTAGAAAAGGCAGAAAAGTTTATAGACCAAGTAAATAAAAGAGCTTTTTTAAAAGAGGACTATCCATTTTACCTTTACATCTACTCAAAATTAAAAAATGACAAACAAACTTTAAAAGAGCTTGCAACTGGTTTAACTCACACGTACTACGGCTACAAAGCATACTTAGAACTATACCCTTACCTTTCAGAAGAGGACAAAGAAAAAGCAGTGGAAACCTGTATAAAAAACAAACATTACGAAAAAGCCAAATACTTAGTTTATACTTTAGAAGACCAAAACGCAGTTAACTACTTTCTTTTAAGACTAACGAGAGATATATCCTACTTTTTAAACATAAGTCAAGATAGTCCTTACTTTGAAAAAGCCTTAAAGGTAGCTGCAAACTTAAGTAAAGAGTATGAAAATACTTACATAAACTACCTTCTTGAAAAAAAACAACTTGATAAATTAAGAGAGTTTTTAACTCAAAGGGCAAGTAAAGAATTTTACAGACAAAATTACAACTTGTTTTTGTTTTACGTAGAAACCTTAAAAACTTACTTTCAAACACTACCAGAAGACTTGATTTGGCTAATGTTTTTGTATCACTACACTCAAGGAGATTATACACAAGCAACCTATTACTTAAACCAGTATAAAAATTACTCAAAAGACCCTTACCAGATACTTTACTGGGAGTCTCTACTACAAGGGACTCAGTTAACTCCGCCTAAAGAGAAGCTGAAGGTAGAAGAGATTACACCTTACTTAGCACTTATTTACTACAAAAGTAAAATTAAACCAAATATTCTCAAAAACAGAAGATGCTCTTTAGAGCCAGACAGTACAGCTTTAATAATAAAACAATTAAAAGATAAAGATTATAAACTTGCCTACATTGAAGGAAATTACTATATTAAAACTAATCCCTGTGAAAAACTTTACAATGTAATGCCAGAGATTGCAGTAAAGTGTTTCGGTCAAAACTCTTTATGTAGTTATGTAAAACCTTTTTCAAGAATAGAAGATAAAAATATGGAGAATATAGTTTACGCTGTTATAAAACAGGAGAGTTTTTTTGACCCTTACGCTATATCTTGGTCTAACGCTGTTGGACTTACCCAGTTTATTCCAAAAACCGCTAAGTGGACTGCAGAAAATTTAAAGATTGAAAACTTTGATATTACAGACCTCTTTAATCCCGATTTAGGTGTAAAGTTTTCCATGTGGTATTTAAACAGGCTTATCAGTATGTTTGACGGAGAACTTGTTTACGTTTTTGCATCTTACAACTCTGGAGAAGGAGCTGTAAAAAGGTTTATAGAAAACAGAAGACCAAAAGACTTAGCAGAGTTTATAGAGCTGTACCCTTACGATGAGACAAGGGATTACGTTAAAAAAGTTTTAAGAAACTATGTTATATACGATGCTCTGGAGGAGTGA
- a CDS encoding RluA family pseudouridine synthase produces the protein MEEILTFKVNEEYAGLRLDQFLAKVYPEYSRSYYQDLIEKGFILKEDKPIKKPSLKVKVGESYTVIIPPPQPLEVVPENIPLKVYYEDEDLAVVYKPPGMVVHPSVGHTSGTLVNALLYHFKNVSTYQGKERAGIVHRLDKDTAGLIIVAKSEFTHKELQKMFQNREIDKRYKAIVVGIVKKDHGIIDLPIGRSIYDRQKMGTVATNLRDALTEYWVEKRWEKHNLTMVDIKLHTGRTHQIRVHFSAIGHPLLNDQVYGFKKSKLGSSLAVELSNILNYHALVAYSLTFKHPRTNKDLHIQLEKLPEPIPYIIEKLDG, from the coding sequence ATGGAAGAAATTCTAACATTTAAGGTAAATGAAGAGTATGCAGGTTTGAGATTAGACCAGTTCTTAGCAAAAGTCTACCCAGAGTACTCTCGCTCTTACTATCAAGACCTAATAGAAAAAGGCTTTATATTAAAAGAAGACAAACCAATTAAAAAGCCTTCTTTGAAAGTAAAGGTTGGAGAGAGTTATACAGTAATTATCCCTCCACCACAACCTTTAGAAGTAGTCCCAGAAAATATACCATTAAAAGTGTACTATGAAGATGAAGACCTTGCCGTTGTTTACAAACCACCGGGCATGGTAGTCCATCCTTCTGTGGGACATACAAGTGGAACTCTTGTAAATGCTCTGTTATACCATTTTAAAAATGTGTCTACATACCAAGGAAAAGAAAGGGCTGGAATAGTCCACAGACTTGATAAAGATACGGCAGGATTAATAATAGTTGCAAAATCAGAATTTACCCATAAAGAATTACAAAAAATGTTTCAAAATAGGGAGATAGATAAAAGGTATAAAGCAATAGTAGTAGGTATTGTAAAGAAAGACCACGGTATAATAGATTTACCTATTGGAAGGTCTATATACGATAGGCAAAAAATGGGAACAGTAGCAACAAATCTAAGAGATGCCCTAACGGAGTACTGGGTTGAAAAAAGATGGGAAAAACATAATCTTACAATGGTTGATATAAAACTTCATACAGGAAGAACGCACCAAATAAGAGTCCATTTCTCAGCCATAGGACATCCACTTTTAAACGACCAAGTTTACGGATTTAAAAAAAGTAAGTTAGGCTCAAGTTTAGCTGTAGAGTTATCAAACATTCTTAATTACCACGCACTGGTTGCTTACAGTTTAACCTTTAAACATCCACGAACCAATAAAGATTTACATATACAGTTAGAGAAACTTCCAGAACCAATTCCCTATATTATTGAGAAGTTAGATGGTTAA